A stretch of Desulfobacterales bacterium DNA encodes these proteins:
- a CDS encoding DUF2892 domain-containing protein, which produces MMTIDRLVMMVAGIFILISLLLSLIHSHNWLWFTAFVGANLIQASITGFCPMAKILKALGVKTGTAFN; this is translated from the coding sequence ATGATGACGATAGATCGTTTGGTAATGATGGTTGCGGGTATCTTTATACTGATCAGCTTACTGCTGTCTCTAATTCACAGCCATAACTGGCTGTGGTTTACGGCGTTTGTCGGCGCAAATCTGATTCAGGCGTCTATTACCGGGTTTTGTCCGATGGCCAAAATTTTAAAGGCGCTGGGCGTAAAAACCGGTACAGCTTTCAACTAA